A genomic region of Planococcus kocurii contains the following coding sequences:
- a CDS encoding alpha/beta hydrolase family protein, with the protein MKNGTIRSKRPYPSPNPHVRLSEIVYWSEGLRVKGMLAEPKKRGSNSGILYLRGGIQSIGMVRPARIAQFAAQGFVVFAPYYRGNRGGEGRDEFAGEDRWDAVHAVDVLKKFSNGNVHLLAFSRGGIMALWTAILRQDIRSVVTWAGVTDTVLTYKERPDMRRMMKRLYGGTPNTALTQFEERNPLLRIEENTAPVLIIHGLLDDNVSPGQAYLLEEALKLKDQPHETWYFPDYTHFFPPAANWKTVKAVCLWMREKEK; encoded by the coding sequence TTGAAAAATGGAACGATTAGATCGAAGAGACCTTATCCATCGCCGAATCCACACGTTCGGTTATCAGAAATTGTTTACTGGTCAGAAGGATTACGCGTAAAAGGAATGCTAGCTGAACCGAAAAAAAGAGGAAGCAATAGTGGCATCTTGTATTTAAGAGGAGGCATTCAGTCGATTGGGATGGTACGTCCTGCACGAATCGCTCAATTTGCCGCACAAGGCTTTGTGGTGTTTGCTCCGTATTATCGAGGCAATCGAGGCGGTGAAGGCCGTGATGAATTTGCAGGAGAGGACAGGTGGGATGCCGTTCATGCTGTCGATGTTTTAAAAAAATTCAGTAATGGAAATGTCCACTTACTGGCATTTTCACGAGGCGGGATTATGGCATTATGGACAGCTATTTTGCGTCAAGATATTAGGTCGGTTGTTACATGGGCAGGTGTTACAGATACGGTATTAACGTATAAAGAACGTCCGGATATGCGTCGCATGATGAAGCGACTTTACGGAGGAACGCCGAACACCGCTTTAACTCAATTTGAAGAGCGCAACCCATTATTGCGGATTGAAGAAAATACTGCGCCCGTTTTGATCATTCACGGTTTACTAGATGACAATGTCTCACCCGGACAAGCATATTTGTTAGAAGAGGCATTAAAGTTAAAGGATCAGCCGCATGAAACATGGTATTTTCCAGATTACACGCACTTTTTTCCACCTGCAGCGAATTGGAAAACAGTCAAAGCAGTTTGTCTGTGGATGAGAGAAAAAGAAAAGTAA